Below is a window of Borrelia puertoricensis DNA.
CATTATTTAAACTTGACTTTAATCTCTCTATTTCTCTTGAGAGACTATCATTAATACTCTTAAGATCAGATATGCTGTTATTATCCTGTCTTTGTCTTTGAAATAGACCTGCAAATAATCCATTATTACTATTATTTCTATGTGTTAAGCTGTTTAATGATGCAGTTGCATTTGATAGTGCATCTTGAAGTCCAACTAATGCTTCATCTTTATAAAAAAGAAAATTATGTGTCTCTATTCTCTTATCTATCTGTGTATAAATTTTCTCAAGTAGATAAATATTAAGTAAAAAACTTTCACTATAACATGGTATGTAACGTTTTAAGATATAATCATAATTATCAAAAATTATTACCCTACTCTTATGTATCTTAACTAAAGAGTAAGAAGTATTTCCTTCTTTTACTGTGTAAGTAATATACTGGTCATAAATGCCCGGGTCTTTAACTAAATTGAAATCTAGATATTTAAATCCAATGGGCAATTCAGAATTTACTTCTTCTTCTAATTCTGTCAGTTCATCACGAGTTAGAACTAAAATATATCCTGCACCATTAAATCTATAACTAATTATAAGATTTAAAAGAGCATCTTTAAGCTCTCTTTTAAGTCTTGCTATCTCAGATTCACTAATATTATCTAAACTTTCAAGATGAATACCATTCTTCAGTGCATCCTCAGCAGGATTCTCTATATAGTTCCTAAAAACAAGCGAATATTTATATAATTCCAAAGGACAGATCTTATTTGATCGTTTCTTTATTTCATCAAAATAATACAAATTTGTTCCTTTATTTTCAGTTTGCATATAGATTGTAGCAAAAATAATAGTTTTTGTCAAAATAAAAGAAACAAATACAGATACAATAAAATATAGATATTTTATTGTATCTGTACTAATTGGTGGGGGAAATAAAATGGTAAAAATCTTAAATTTATTTTTTATTTAATTAAAATTATTTCAATAATAATGCTAATAAAATACCTAAAGTAAGAGTTATGATAGTACCAAACATCCAATTATGGAGTTTAGATGTGTTTTTAAATTCTAATGTAGATTTCTCTATCTTATTATCAAGTTCATTGAATTTAGTATCTATCTTGTTATCAAGTTCATTGAATTTAGTATCTATCTTATTATTAAGATTATTCTCAACTGCATCTATTTTATTATCAAGGTCCTTAATATCAGATTTTAAAGTTGTCTCAACCCTTTGAATCTCAGATTGTAAGAGAGCTTCAACTTTTTCAAGCTTAAGGTTAAAGTTACTCTCAACGGTGTCTATTTTTTTATCGAGTTCATTAAATTTAGTATCTATTTTGGTGTTAAGCTCATCCTTAACACTACTAATCCCATCTTCTAAGTGTTTCAATTTTATATCAAAGTTTTCTTTTAAGAATTCAATGTCTTTGTAAGTCAGCTCATTACGATAATACCTATAAGACAGATCAATAGCAATATCTCTCTTAATACCGGCTTTAGTAAGTTCAGCTATAACCATTTGCTGTGTAATAACAGGTTGAGCAAGTCCCATAAAAACACTCCTTATGTAATTATTATATAATATTTTAAGTATTATAGGAACCTTATTTTAGTAAAATGTGCTCTGAGGGTACGCATACTTAGAGTCAATAACATATATGATGCTGATAGGCTATCTAATGAATCATCATCACTCTTCCCATCTCCTTTGTACTTATAAATATCAGATACAGCTGACTTACTTGAATAATCCATAATACTAAGTTTAGATGTTGCAAATGGCTCTATTAATGTAGCAATTCTAGTAAATTTATTACTTATAGGTTTAATTGGAGCAATTTTAAAATTATGACTCATCCCTGCTCTAAGTTTAAGAAACGTTTTAGTCACATTCCCATGCCCAGAAATATCATCCCTATCTTCAACATATAGTTTGTGTACATTAAGATTTGTAAGTATAGTTTTAATTGTATTTAACATCTTAGGATCACCTACTGGTAACTTTTCTTGAAAAATAAATGCATAATAACTTTGATCTACTCGCTCCAAAACACAAAGAGCTGTATTATCTCCTCCTATACTGTATGCAGGATCTAAATATGCTATAGGACTTTTAAATTCATGCTTACTTGTAAGATTAACATTGGTAAATATCAAGTCACAGGACGAAACCCATTCTCCAAGTAGAACCCTTGCTTTATATGTTGGAATGTCCCTGTAAATCTCTTCTTGGTTTTTAATAAATTCTCTAGCAATTAATTCATTATCATATGTTGTAAAGTTATATGTAGAGTAAATTTTTGTATTATCAATATAATCAGTTTTAAAGAAATGTTCAGGACTATCTGGATTGGTATCAAATATAATTGCCTGCATTCCTACTCTAAGCCTTTTTAAACATTCTATTAATGTTTCTTTATGCAGTGTAGTAGCTTCATTAACGTAAATAAGCGCCGAATTAGACCCTCTAAACCGCTCAAAATCACTCACCTTATCACCACCATACAGATTAACTTTTAGTGAGTCTATTTCAAAATATGATGTATTAGAAAATTTTGGCCTAAAGGGTATCTTAAGCATACTAGCAATCTTTTCAAACTGCCCTAAAACATTAATCTTTAATGATTTTTGTGAATTTCCTATTATAAAATTATTTGTATCTTGCCTGTAAAGATGTCTATTCTTAATGAGCATCTTTAGATATAAATAACATGCTAGAAACGTCTTACCGCTAGCAATCCCACCTGATAGGATAATTTTACTTTGCTTATTCTTCTCGATATTACGTATTACTTTAAGTTGTTTTGAAGTTAAATATTTATTCTCAAATCCTTTAAAATCAATTATTATCTTCTTCAGTTTAATAAAAGACGTAATATCAATACCAAATGAACGTTTATATTCTCTCTGCATCTCTCTAAATAACGGTAGCTTGTATATATCCACACTATGATCCTTAAAGTTTAAATTTAATTTGTGAATCAAAATCAGTAGCTTTTAATTTAACCATTACTTGATAAATCAAATCCATTTCTTGTATCTCTTTCTCTCGTTTAACATTATCAAGTTTAAATATCTTATCATTAAGCTGTTCATTATCATTCTCTTTTCTGAGGTTTTTAATTTCTTCTTCTAATATTTCTATTTTATCTTTATAAGGTTTAAGTTCTAATTCTAAATATCTACTAAATGAATCAATAAATTTAATTCCCAATGTACTCTTAGCAATCTTAAATTGGCTTTTAAGATTGCTTGCCTCAGCATTACTTTCCGATGCTCTAATTAAAACATTAGTTAGTGTATCTTCACTAATTGTTAGTTTAGAAGTACTACCTATATTATTAACCTCTCTAATTTTCCATTTTCGCCTCATTTTACACACATTAGCACGACTCACTCCAAGCTCTTTTGCAATACCTGTATCATTAAGCTTTCCTTCATTAAAATACATAACATAATCATCAAACGACTTCTTTTCTCTACGCATACTTCTTTAACCATAATTTAAATTAAATTAAGTCAAAACAAGTTAATTTTTGTTAACTAATTTTAACATAAACTATATAACATAAGTAATAAGACTACAAATATATACTCAATATCAAAATAATAGATTATAATACTTGAATTAATAAGGAGAATATTTACATGAATAAATATATAAAATTGATAATATTATGTATAGCATTAATGTTATACGGCTGTGGTGACAGTCAAGTGAATAGAGGAGCTATAATAACAGATCCAAATTCACCAATAGCACCACCAATAGTACTACCAACAACAGAAATAGAAGGATCAAAATTTAACTTC
It encodes the following:
- a CDS encoding anti-CBASS protein Acb1 family protein codes for the protein MQTENKGTNLYYFDEIKKRSNKICPLELYKYSLVFRNYIENPAEDALKNGIHLESLDNISESEIARLKRELKDALLNLIISYRFNGAGYILVLTRDELTELEEEVNSELPIGFKYLDFNLVKDPGIYDQYITYTVKEGNTSYSLVKIHKSRVIIFDNYDYILKRYIPCYSESFLLNIYLLEKIYTQIDKRIETHNFLFYKDEALVGLQDALSNATASLNSLTHRNNSNNGLFAGLFQRQRQDNNSISDLKSINDSLSREIERLKSSLNNEGIFYTSTTDASLEVIKYDLTYLKEALALVKAKIGADTKEPLTRSFNEQTKGLGNDGKGDRSNYYDFLKGIQEAVEIAVNIKLSRYFGLEMKFNSLVMLSEEERVDRDLKLIEFFGKYSELINKSVLSKDEISKLKEKLFSI
- the bdr gene encoding Bdr family repetitive protein; its protein translation is MGLAQPVITQQMVIAELTKAGIKRDIAIDLSYRYYRNELTYKDIEFLKENFDIKLKHLEDGISSVKDELNTKIDTKFNELDKKIDTVESNFNLKLEKVEALLQSEIQRVETTLKSDIKDLDNKIDAVENNLNNKIDTKFNELDNKIDTKFNELDNKIEKSTLEFKNTSKLHNWMFGTIITLTLGILLALLLK
- a CDS encoding PBSX family phage terminase large subunit produces the protein MDIYKLPLFREMQREYKRSFGIDITSFIKLKKIIIDFKGFENKYLTSKQLKVIRNIEKNKQSKIILSGGIASGKTFLACYLYLKMLIKNRHLYRQDTNNFIIGNSQKSLKINVLGQFEKIASMLKIPFRPKFSNTSYFEIDSLKVNLYGGDKVSDFERFRGSNSALIYVNEATTLHKETLIECLKRLRVGMQAIIFDTNPDSPEHFFKTDYIDNTKIYSTYNFTTYDNELIAREFIKNQEEIYRDIPTYKARVLLGEWVSSCDLIFTNVNLTSKHEFKSPIAYLDPAYSIGGDNTALCVLERVDQSYYAFIFQEKLPVGDPKMLNTIKTILTNLNVHKLYVEDRDDISGHGNVTKTFLKLRAGMSHNFKIAPIKPISNKFTRIATLIEPFATSKLSIMDYSSKSAVSDIYKYKGDGKSDDDSLDSLSASYMLLTLSMRTLRAHFTKIRFL
- a CDS encoding DUF603 domain-containing protein, which produces MRREKKSFDDYVMYFNEGKLNDTGIAKELGVSRANVCKMRRKWKIREVNNIGSTSKLTISEDTLTNVLIRASESNAEASNLKSQFKIAKSTLGIKFIDSFSRYLELELKPYKDKIEILEEEIKNLRKENDNEQLNDKIFKLDNVKREKEIQEMDLIYQVMVKLKATDFDSQIKFKL